The Engystomops pustulosus chromosome 4, aEngPut4.maternal, whole genome shotgun sequence genome contains a region encoding:
- the LOC140128797 gene encoding olfactory receptor 5G29-like produces the protein MVLTSLQASTIQGVEMPEDNVNSTVVLEFFLLGFPDLNDYKLPFFSIVLLIYSMTICENLLIIVLVSTSQRLRSPMYFFLGHLAFSDVIQISNIVPKMLDVIIREGSVITYFGCTTQFYLYGVSVGAGCFLLTAMSYDRYLAICKPLHYTSVMSPKLRYLLIFSSWVLSSMLVLVTLILVCNLDFCGQNAINHFFCDLAPLLELSCSYVTSVGIDIIINSVLLLLLPFLFIIISYGCIFFTIFGISSSSGRQKTFSTCSSHLVVVSTYYGSLLIIYMVPNRGHSLTANKFISLVYIVLTPLLNPMIYSLRNREIQSAVSLYLMICSKKRVF, from the coding sequence ATGGTTCTGACTTCTCTACAAGCCTCCACGATACAAGGTGTAGAGATGCCGGAGGATAACGTGAACTCCACCGTTGTCCTTGAGTTCTTTCTTCTAGGATTCCCGGATCTGAATGATTACAAGTTGCCTTTCTTCTCTATTGTTCTCCTCATCTATTCCATGACGATATGTGAGAACCTCTTGATCATTGTACTGGTGTCCACCAGCCAACGTCTCCGTTCTCCCATGTATTTCTTCCTGGGACATTTGGCCTTCTCAGATGTTATCCAAATATCAAACATTGTTCCTAAGATGCTGGATGTGATCATTAGGGAAGGGAGTGTGATAACTTATTTTGGTTGTACCACTCAGTTTTACCTGTATGGGGTATCAGTTGGTGCCGGATGTTTTTTGCTGACAGCCATGTCCTATGACCGGTACTTGGCCATCTGTAAACCTCTACATTACACATCAGTGATGAGTCCTAAGCTCAGATACCTCCTGATCTTCTCATCCTGGGTGCTCAGCTCCATGTTAGTGCTTGTCACGCTGATACTTGTGTGCAATTTAGACTTTTGTGGGCAAAATGCTATTAATCATTTCTTCTGTGACTTGGCCCCTCTGTTAGAACTTTCTTGCTCATACGTAACTAGTGTGGGCATCGACATCATCATCAACTCTGTCCTTCTACTTCTGCTGCCTTTCCTATTCATTATTATATCATATGGCTGCatctttttcactatttttggaATTTCCTCCTCTTCAGGTCGGCAGAAAACCTTCTCCACTTGTAGCTCCCACTTGGTGGTGGTCTCTACCTACTACGGGTCCTTGCTCATCATCTACATGGTCCCAAACAGAGGACATTCATTGACGGCTAACAAGTTTATTTCCCTCGTCTACATTGTGCTGACTCCTCTTCTCAACCCCATGATCTACAGTCTAAGAAACCGGGAGATCCAGTCTGCCGTGTCCTTATATCTGATGATTTGTAGTAAGAAGAGAGTTTTCTAG
- the LOC140128798 gene encoding olfactory receptor 5P66-like, with protein MQEVNHTTVTEFFLLGFPDLNDYKLPFFSIVLLMYSMTICENLLIIVLVSTSQRLRSPMYFFLGHLALSDMVLIMTVVPKMLEVIIREGSAIPYFGCIAQFYLYGGTVSAECLLLTAMSYDRYLAICKPLHYISMMSPKLRYNLVFSSWELSFMLMLITFSLVCSLDFCGTNIINHFFCDFAPLLELSCSDTTGVSIEMIVLSFPIVLLPFILVIMSYISIFITIFGISSTSGRQKTFSTCSSHLVVVSTYYGSMLIIYMVPYRGHSLPVNKFICFVYIVLTPLLNPMIYSLRNREIQSAVSLYLGAFSKKKSCLVLETQQMNVGDVVRDGQISKFDSTRFAEFSEKI; from the coding sequence ATGCAGGAGGTCAACCACACGACTGTCACTGAGTTTTTTCTTCTCGGATTCCCGGATCTGAATGATTACAAGTTGCCTTTCTTCTCTATTGTTCTTCTCATGTATTCCATGACCATATGTGAGAACCTCTTGATCATTGTACTGGTGTCCACCAGCCAACGTCTCCGTTCTCCCATGTATTTCTTCCTGGGACATTTGGCCCTGTCAGACATGGTCCTCATCATGACTGTTGTCCCTAAGATGCTGGAGGTTATCATCAGGGAAGGGAGCGCTATACCTTATTTTGGATGTATAGCCCAGTTTTATCTTTATGGTGGGACAGTCAGTGCTGAGTGTTTATTGCTGACAGCCATGTCCTATGACCGGTACTTGGCCATCTGTAAACCTCTACATTATATATCAATGATGAGTCCTAAGCTCAGATATAACCTGGTCTTCTCATCCTGGGAGCTCAGCTTCATGTTAATGCTTATCACATTTTCACTTGTTTGTAGCTTGGACTTCTGTGGGACAAATATTATTAaccattttttttgtgactttgccCCTTTGTTAGAACTTTCTTGCTCAGATACCACCGGAGTGAGTATTGAGATGATCGTCCTTTCATTTCCTATTGTTCTGTTACCTTTTATACTTGTTATCATGTCATACATCTCTATTTTTATCACCATATTCGGAATTTCCTCCACATCTGGTCGGCAGAAAACCTTCTCTACTTGTAGCTCCCACTTGGTGGTTGTCTCTACCTATTATGGCTCCATGCTCATCATCTACATGGTCCCTTACAGAGGACACTCCCTGCCTGTAAATAAGTTTATTTGCTTTGTCTACattgtactgacacctcttctgAACCCCATGATCTACAGTCTAAGAAACAGAGAGATCCAGTCTGCCGTGTCCTTATATCTCGGAGCTTTTAGTAAAAAAAAGAGTTGTTTAGTGCTGGAGACACAACAGATGAATGTTGGGGATGtagttagagatgggcaaatttcaaaatttgattcgaccaggTTTGccgaattttctgaaaaaatttga